The DNA region TGATGAAGTCCCAGAGAAGCGCGGTGAGCAGCACGGAGGTGGATATGTCTTCGCCCCGGGCACGGCGGCGGTCCACCGCATCGAGGCGTGTTCGCAGGGAGCTCTGGTGGCGGGTGTCGGTGAGCTCGGGGATCCAGTGTTTGAGCAGACCCCAGTCGTTGAGATTGGTGAAGGTCCGCGCCGATGCGCCGGATCGGAGTATCTTGTAAACCTCCTCGAGAAGCCGGTTCGCGTTCGCCTCTTTAATCAGGTGCGCGCAGTCATTAACGGCCTTGAGCTCTCGCCGGGGGAGTGAGAATCCCAGCTGTGCGCAGAAGCGCCCGGCCCGGATGATCCGAACGGGGTCCTCGGCGAAGCGTTCCGCGGGGTTTCCGATACAGCGAAGGGCTTTTTTTGAGAGGTCCGCCAGCCCGCCGGTATAGTCGACCAGGGACGAATCGCCGCTGTCGAAATAGAGCGCGTTCACGGTGAAATCCCGCCTGAGGACGTCCTCTTCTATCGTGCCGAACACGTTGTTGGCGGCGTAGCGCGGCCCCTGGACCTCCTCCGGGTCGACCAGGGCCCGGAACGTGGCGACCTCCACGAACCGGTCGTGCGAAACATAGACGTGCGCGAGCCGGAAGCGCCTTCCTATCAGGAAACACCTCTTGAACAGCCTCTTGATCTGGTTGGGCCGCGCATCGGACACGATATCGAAATCCTTGGCCTTTTTATCGAGCAGTATGTCGCGAATGCATCCCCCCACCAGGTATGCCTTGTAACCGTTCCTGCGCAGGCGGTCCAGGATGGCAAGCACCTCCGGTTCAACGCGTCCGCGCGACATCTTATGATTCTTTGCCGGCACTATCACCGGGTATTTTTTCTTAAATAATGACCACATGCTCTTTATGCCTGTCGCGTATGAATTTTCCGCCATGTATCGGACATCCGGCGGTCATGAATGCCCGACACGGGCCGGTGGTTCGATAAAACGGGTAAAACCTGCCCGATTTATCGCACGGCAGGTGGAATCTCGATGGCAAGGGTAGACAGTATACCATGAAATTGCCACTACAATTTGCATTATAGGGGATTTGATACGCGGTAAAATTAATGAGAAAGTATTGACAAGCGACCGACCCCCCGTACCATTATCCCCCGAAACGGCGATGGC from Spirochaetota bacterium includes:
- the pcnB gene encoding polynucleotide adenylyltransferase PcnB, which produces MAENSYATGIKSMWSLFKKKYPVIVPAKNHKMSRGRVEPEVLAILDRLRRNGYKAYLVGGCIRDILLDKKAKDFDIVSDARPNQIKRLFKRCFLIGRRFRLAHVYVSHDRFVEVATFRALVDPEEVQGPRYAANNVFGTIEEDVLRRDFTVNALYFDSGDSSLVDYTGGLADLSKKALRCIGNPAERFAEDPVRIIRAGRFCAQLGFSLPRRELKAVNDCAHLIKEANANRLLEEVYKILRSGASARTFTNLNDWGLLKHWIPELTDTRHQSSLRTRLDAVDRRRARGEDISTSVLLTALLWDFIIEAVGEEAEKTNYQDVFISLQEKMQDMVQRLRLPRKEWDRICNTAARQWTFSRVNAGRRARRSEGNFIRSPYFADALLFFEILSGLPGGNAGSLKYWKDRAREPRDSAGSSDAALSPDAPAAHGGTQETESRETTGAPRRKRRRRRRPPRKIHQDPAPGPS